One genomic segment of Spirochaetota bacterium includes these proteins:
- a CDS encoding LysM peptidoglycan-binding domain-containing protein encodes MDDQKDKVEERMDDIPERKRPASVDNPNSEMLTEIIENKSGRTMDTNKDPHQEEKSDIPREIPIISGPVPERRSYLSVYFIPLFSTLGLIVIVVSFILFYGKPPSGPQWFRDKSVTKKTVIVPTEETNTAPAAVTATNITSAPEVGNLMPTNEAVQERQRETVKKMKAYVNEIKTGSTTYTVRYRDSLWDLAKRNYGGNGFYWVFIYALNVDTIKNPDVLVTGTKIIVPTIPRDLLSTRLERIPASVRSGLAESYYEIYEIYIAVNENEHAKWMLYLSDRFDPQIIEMSKGSLPRTDYDFVLRARTREGR; translated from the coding sequence GTGGACGATCAGAAGGATAAGGTAGAAGAACGCATGGACGATATCCCGGAGCGGAAACGGCCGGCGTCCGTGGACAACCCGAACAGCGAGATGCTCACTGAGATAATCGAGAACAAGAGCGGGAGAACAATGGATACGAACAAAGATCCCCACCAGGAAGAGAAAAGCGATATACCGCGGGAGATACCCATCATTTCCGGTCCCGTACCCGAACGGCGATCGTACCTGAGCGTATATTTCATTCCCCTGTTCAGCACGCTCGGGCTTATCGTCATCGTCGTTTCGTTCATCCTGTTCTACGGCAAGCCGCCGTCGGGCCCGCAATGGTTCCGCGACAAGAGCGTGACGAAAAAAACGGTGATCGTGCCGACGGAAGAGACGAATACGGCCCCGGCAGCGGTGACAGCAACGAACATAACATCGGCGCCCGAGGTGGGCAATCTCATGCCGACGAACGAGGCGGTGCAGGAACGCCAGCGCGAGACGGTGAAGAAGATGAAGGCGTACGTGAACGAGATAAAGACCGGTTCGACGACGTACACCGTGCGCTATCGCGACTCTCTCTGGGACTTAGCCAAACGGAATTACGGCGGCAACGGTTTCTACTGGGTGTTCATCTACGCGCTCAATGTCGATACGATAAAGAACCCTGATGTGCTCGTTACCGGCACGAAGATAATCGTACCGACCATCCCGCGCGATCTCTTGAGCACGCGTCTTGAGCGCATACCGGCATCCGTGCGGAGCGGGCTCGCCGAATCGTACTATGAGATCTATGAGATATACATCGCCGTCAATGAGAACGAGCATGCGAAATGGATGCTCTATCTCTCCGACCGTTTCGATCCGCAGATAATCGAGATGAGCAAGGGTTCGCTCCCGCGTACGGATTATGATTTCGTGCTCCGCGCCCGCACCCGCGAAGGGAGATAG
- the trpC gene encoding indole-3-glycerol phosphate synthase TrpC, which translates to MHGILSRIVEDSKAGLAERKRTRTIAAIRALLPVRTHDRFRDMFSGTDIVLIAEVKKASPSKGVFSDTFDPAAIARAYSDAGADAVSVLTEENHFLGGMDHLTAVRSAVALPILRKDFIIDDYQIYEACAAGADSFLLIAAILDDAALTRFIALGRELAMTPLVEIHTERELDRALAADALIIGINNRDLTDFRTTLATTTTLAPKVPSGRCIVSESGIASYDDVTRVRAAGVHGVLVGETLMRSSDVKAKIWELKGRK; encoded by the coding sequence GTGCATGGCATCCTTTCGCGCATCGTAGAGGATTCGAAAGCAGGACTTGCCGAACGCAAGCGTACGCGCACGATCGCAGCGATACGCGCTCTACTCCCTGTGAGGACGCATGACCGATTCCGGGACATGTTCTCCGGTACGGATATCGTGCTCATCGCCGAGGTGAAGAAAGCCTCGCCGTCAAAGGGCGTGTTCAGCGATACGTTCGACCCTGCCGCGATCGCCCGCGCGTACAGCGATGCGGGGGCGGATGCCGTGAGCGTGCTTACCGAGGAGAACCATTTTCTCGGCGGTATGGACCATTTGACCGCGGTGCGTTCAGCGGTCGCGTTGCCGATACTCCGCAAGGACTTCATCATCGATGATTATCAGATATACGAGGCATGCGCTGCCGGTGCCGATTCGTTCCTCCTTATCGCCGCAATACTCGATGATGCGGCGCTTACACGATTCATCGCCCTCGGCAGGGAACTTGCCATGACGCCGCTCGTGGAGATACATACGGAGCGTGAGCTTGACAGAGCGCTCGCTGCCGATGCCCTCATCATCGGGATAAACAACAGGGACTTGACCGACTTCAGGACGACGCTTGCCACGACGACAACGCTCGCACCGAAGGTCCCGAGCGGGCGATGCATCGTGAGCGAGAGCGGTATCGCATCGTACGACGATGTCACGCGTGTGCGCGCTGCCGGTGTGCATGGCGTGCTTGTCGGAGAGACGCTCATGCGTTCATCCGATGTGAAGGCGAAGATATGGGAACTCAAAGGACGAAAATAA